Genomic DNA from Nitratidesulfovibrio vulgaris str. Hildenborough:
CGAAAAAAAGTCTAGAAAAATGCTAATATTCGCTTTCAAATGACAATCTGAAATGGTCGAGCGCAAGTAGTTGTGTGATTGATTGTTTCAATCAGTGTTTTATATGTAAAGAAAGACTTCATGTAGTCAATACTGCGTTATGAAAACGACGCGCCAAACGAGAATATCATTGCTCTAAAATGCGGGTTCATGGTCTATACTGAAGGTAGGCTGCATAACCGTCTTCGCCGGATGCGGGTAGGGTGGCATCCGGTGTCGGGGGAAGGGGATCCTCCGGGAGGAACACCATGGACGAGATCAGGATCAAGCGCAACGACAGGGACGATCTGGTCTTCAAGGGCGAGCGGCTGGTCCGGGTGGACGACCGCGAATGGATGGGAATCGCGCCCAATTGGTGGGAACTCACGCTCTATCGCACAGAGGTGGGACGGTATGTGCTCGCCTCGGTCTTCCATCGCAACTACCCTCGCGGCAAGACGTTGTACGGGGCACTGCTCTTCGAGCGTCCCGAAGATGTGCGCGACTACATCATCCACGACTGCAACGGGCCGTCCATGATCGCGGAGGCACTGCTGAAGCGGGCTCGGCGCAGATTGCGCGACATCGACAACCCCTTGCCGCCCTTGCCTATATTCTCGCGCGAGGCGGATTACGAGGAGGAACCGGAGTGTCCGCCCCGTGTCGCCTACGGCCCGTTGACGGACTTCGCGGCCTTCGGCGAGCGCGAGGTGCCGTACGCCTAGGCGTGCCGCGGCGCTAGCGTGTTACGTCAGGCGTAGGCTGACCCGGTGGTGAGACCTTGTCCGGTATCGCACGGCCCTTGGCGGAGGTGCCGATAGACGGGGCATGTCGGAGGAGACGCCTATGGGTGCATCGAAGACGCCCTTCATTCCTTTGGGGATGGAGGGCGTTCTGCTGTCGTGGCACACGCGTTTCGCGAGGGGGTGTCTTCGGTCTTCGTGCGGCGTATGTGCGGTGAGGCTAGCGAAGCAAGGTTCGTAACCGGAGAGAACATTCGCTCTCGTGCTTCGCGTCCATCATTATAGCCACACATGGTATGCTGGTAGACCGGCAGCACGGCAGACACGAGCGCCCCATGAGGTGGGCAGGTGCTTCGGGCGTATGTGCGGTGTCATTCCCCGTCGCCGTCGTCGCGCGTCGCCGCCGTCGTCTCAACAGTCAGGGAGGGGCAGCCGGGCATGCCGAACGCAGGTGCATGGGAATGACACGGCATGAAGACATGGCGCCTGTTGTCTGTCGTGCCTCCGGCATAACAGTAGACGCAGCCGCGTGGGCATGTGCCGTAGACCCCGATGTCGAACGACGGCAGACAGCGGCAGAGTGTGCGTTGCCCGGAGTGGCGGGTGTCGCCCGCCACCCGGCCCGTGGCCCTGAATATCCACTCGGCGTCGACGCAACCGGCGGCCTGTTCTCCTGCAATGGCGGCGCAGCAGACTGACAGGGGCATTCCGTTCTCCAGTGCGATGGACGAGAGTCTGTCGAGGATGTCCCGTTTCTCGTGTTCTCCGGGCAATGTCACCTCGGCACCTCTCGCATTGAGTGTGCGAAGGCGGCGGCGCGTCTGCCCGTAGGGTTCCATGAACGCGGTCACGCCACGGTCCACATGGCCCGCCAGCCGGGCGGTCAGCGTGCCGAACGTGTCCTCGTGCCACGTCACCGGGGTATGCCGCGACAGGATGACCGGGTCGTACCGCCACACCACGCAACGGGGGCCCACCTCTTCCGCGAGGCGCAAGAGCGCATCGCAGGCGCGGTCGGCATTGGCAGGCCCGCCGTGGCGTCTTGCGTCGGGTTCGAAGATGCCGGGATAGCCCGTTATCGTCATGTGGAACAGGGCCGGAATGCCAAGGTCGCGCAACGTGCCGAGGTGCGGCAGCAAC
This window encodes:
- a CDS encoding DUF1848 domain-containing protein, which codes for MSAKPRIISASRRTDIPAYYTPWFMQRLHEGYCLVPSPYAAERVTRVSLRPQDVTAIVFWTRDPAPLLPHLGTLRDLGIPALFHMTITGYPGIFEPDARRHGGPANADRACDALLRLAEEVGPRCVVWRYDPVILSRHTPVTWHEDTFGTLTARLAGHVDRGVTAFMEPYGQTRRRLRTLNARGAEVTLPGEHEKRDILDRLSSIALENGMPLSVCCAAIAGEQAAGCVDAEWIFRATGRVAGDTRHSGQRTLCRCLPSFDIGVYGTCPRGCVYCYAGGTTDNRRHVFMPCHSHAPAFGMPGCPSLTVETTAATRDDGDGE